GTCAAGTGGCGGCGACGAATCGGCTGCAAGCGCATCTAATCGATGCGTGATTTCTGGACCAGGTTACCCCCGTGCCAAAGATAGATCGCCAACAAAGGCGCGGTCTCCGTTCGCATGGCATGCGGCTCCCAGGGTGCATGAAAAATGAGCTGGCCAGGGGCGCGATAGTCCCAATCCTGATCTCCGCGCTGCCACAAAGTTGGCCCCGTCAGGGGCACGTATACTTCTCTCGCCTCATGGCTGTGCCGCGGATATTTGATTTCAGGTCCCAAAAACAAAATGCCACAGGCCATCCGATCACTGGCGATGGGACCCCGCAAGCCGATAAACTCCGTCCAACCATACCTCTCAAGAAAATCAGCACCACAATCCTGCGCTGCATAGGTTTGCCCCCAATTCAGGTGGTTTGCCAAGGAGTAAAGCATGCGAACCATAAACTCAGTTTGCTTCTCGGCTGCTGTGACGGCCGCCGGCATCCAGGAAAGAACAGGAAGAGAACGCGGACGAATAAAACGTTTCACAACAATTTCGGATGGCCAATCTGCCAGGAGGGAATTTAGCTGCGGGTTGTCAAACCCTGTAAATAAATTGCGAATCGCAGTGACAAGCAGTTTGATGTTGTTTTGATGATCAACTAACAATGTAAGAAATTTGCGACCTTAGTAGGCAGTGGGTTTTGTGTCTCTATTTGACCGCCACAACCGTGCAGGGTGCTTCCAGGATAACATACTGAGCAGTGGAGCCAAATACCAATTTTCCAACCTTTGATCTTCTTCTGACGCCGATGATAATTTCATCCACATCGTTGTCTTTTACAAATTGGACCAGGTCTTCTCCAGTCGACCGGACACTGACGATGGCTTGCGTAACACAGGGGATATTATCCGCTTTAAAGGCCGCTTTTAGCTTTTCCAGCTTGTTTTCAGCTTTATCGATATCTTCTTTTTTCAAATCAGGACCTTGTTCCAATGAAGTGATAATATGAATGTCGGCTTTAAATGCCTGCCCGTGTTTGTGGGCCACCTTGACTGCATCTTCAGCCACCTGTGAGCCGTCATAAGCCACCAGAATCTTCATGTTGTCCTCCTTCCGTAAAGTCACGTTTGGAAAAGATAAATGCTGTTTAATATCTTATCATGTGTATAAAACCGCCGGACAACTGTCAAGATATCCGATCAGGTGTTCAGCTTTTCGGTTTCAAGTTCATAGGGCATGGACCTGTTGGTCATTAGCAGGGTGATTCTGTTGGGCAAAATTGATATCACAACTTCCCATCGTGCTTATTGCAGACAGGTTTGATTGTATATCGAATACAGGAACCGCCGGACTTGGTCAGTGGCAGCCGCAATTTTATCCCACCGGCAGGTGTTAGCCGGCATGCGCCTCAGTCAGCTCTTTTTCGCCTTTGATCTTGAGCTTTTCAAGGTTTGCCAGGGTCTTGCCAGGTAAGGGCGGCACCTTGTGTGTTTCTATGATGCTTTTGACCCTTTCGGCCACTCGCTGGCTCATATCTTTTGAACCCTGCTCGCACCAAAGATCATAGGGTTGGCGTGCCATCAGGCTCGGTATCCAGAGCTCTTTGCGAAAGTGTTCGTAGGTGTGATCCTCTTGCAGAAAATGCCCCCCCGGGCCGACCTTTTCCATCACATGGCGGGCCAATGTTTCGACGGACACGTCGATACCGCGAATAAAGCGCTTGGCCATTCCAATGACTTCATCTCCTAAAACGAGCATTTCCGCAGAGCAAATCATTCCCATATCCATATAGCCCACATCGTGAATCAGGTTCAGACCAGCCAACCCCTGGGCCAGGATGGAAAAGGCGCTTTCAATGCCCGCCTGGGCATCAATGGTTTTTGAATCGGTGGAACCGGCTAGGCCCCAGGTGGGCAACCCGAATGATTGAACCACCTCAGCCTGAGCGGCCAAACCCAGACTCATTTCAGGTGCAGCAATGCTCATTGTCGAGGTGGCCATGTCAAATCCGGAAACATTGCATCCCATAACATAAGGCGTCCCAGGATTGCGCAGCTGTATGAGGATCAGGCTCATCAGGCCTTCGGCAACAGCCAGTGCCACTGTGCCGGCCAGGGTAACTGGGGCTGTAGCACCTAACTGCTGAGATGGGGCAACAACCTGGGGCAGAAAAAGATCGGCAGATAAAAACATTTTATCCACCGGTTCCTCCGGAAACACCAGTGGTGTGATAGGCTCCGGGTATGATATCATAAAAGGTTTTTCCCGCAGGGCATCCATACCGCCAGCCACCTCGGCAGCCATTTCGTACACCAGCTCACTGCCGTGAGCTGAATATCCAATAAAAACAATCGGCTTGGTAGTGTGGGTCACCGCGGCTTCGAACTCGTGCAAATCGGCCGCAATGGCCGGGACATCCTGGCTGGAACCCATGGGCATCACCCAGTCGATATGGGCCAGTGCATCAGCGACGAGGGCGCCGTGAGCAATGTCAATGACACGTGTTTCATGGATCTCACCGGTCAAAGCGTCTTTGGTGCGCGGGCTGGCAGTTGAGGTGCCGTAATAACTTTTGCGCCCCTCGACCTCCATGGCACGCTGTCCCTGCCGATCATAGATGGTAAATCCCTTAGGAACTTTTTCCAGGCACTCCTGCACAATATATTCGGGGACTTTTACAATTTCACCCCTTACCATGGCACCGGCCTGCTTGAGCATTTTACGGGCCCCTTTGTGGAGCACTTTGGCGCCGGTCTTTTCCAGGATGTCAAAGGCAGCGCGTTGAATTTCCCAGATCTGGTCATCACTGAGAACACGGAAAAATACAGACCGGTTATCTCTAAAGGACGACTGGATCATCTTAACCTCCTTAAGTTTTGAACTGCTGCGTTAATCAATTAAAAAGGAAAGAATGTGGTGGTTAGAACATTGACCTGCCGGCAGCACCGCAAACAGGTCTTGGATTCAATTGCAGGCCGGCTCAACCCTTTTAGGCCGCAGAATGCTTATGGTATTGAGGCGAATATATACCCAGTTCCGCCAGCTTCTCTGGCGTCGGCTGACCTTGAGCGTTCCAGCCCATGACATCGTAAAATTCCTGAATCATGGGTTCCATCCAGGCATGGGGTTTGGAAGGCGCCTCACCGGAGTTGTAGTCTTTTTCAAAAAACATGTCGGGCAGCCGGTCATCAGCTGCGCTGGCACCGTGTCTGAGGTTGAACAATCGTTCCAGATTGACGATTCTTTCGCCACTGACAATTAGCTTGGAAGCTTCCACCGGCCAGCCGGTTATGGCGGCCGTCAACTCAGCCTCCCCCACCAGATCATAGGCACAGATCAGACACAGCGCCGGCACCTTACACAGACCCAGGCCGTCCAGCACCGTACCCATGATACTGGACCTTCTGACCAGCTCGGCCTTACCATGAATGGATTTGAGGTCGGACGCTTTGGGAGCGCCTAGCTCTTCGGATTGCTCGTCCGGCAGCCACTTGTATTCCAGGGTGGCAAAAACATCATTAAAATCCGCTCCCCGGCTGGCAACCGCATATCCCAAAGCCGTTCCCATGATGTTATCCGGGTGGTAGCCGGCCATTTCCAGTCCTTTAACGTGGGGGGCGTAATGCTCGGCCCCGCGCCCGATCACGCGGCTTGCCCGAAGCACACCTTGTGCCAGAATCTTGCCAAAACCCCGACCCGCAGCCATCTGCCGGATCAATGTCTCCATGGCATCGCCATTGCCCCAGGCAAGATCAAGTCCACCGGTATCCTTCAACGAGATAATACCCCGCTCGAAAAGATCCATGGCAAAAGCGATAACACTGCCGGCGGAAATATTGTCAAGCCCCAGCCGCGAGCACAGATTGTCTAAAAAGACGAGCGTATCGAGGTCGCGCAAGCCACACTTGGACCCCAGCGAAAGCATGGGCTCAAATTCAGGGCGCACCGCCCGCATCCCCTTATATTTGCCGTGCTTAAATTTAATATCGGCCTTGCAGTGAACCGGGCAGCGATGGCAGCTGCGTCTGCGGGTGATCTGATCCTCTAATTTTTTGCCGTCGATTTGGCCGGCGGCTTCGAAAGTGTTTTGCCGGTAATTATGCGTTGCCAGGATTCCCAGATCATCCGCCCACTCGACATAACCGGCGCCGCCGTGTCTGGAGATGCCGGCATAATGGGGTGAATTCTGAATTTGCCAGATATAGCGTCGGACGGCTTCAGTAAATTGATCATTTGAATCAAACAAATTGCGGGATCTTTGTTTTTTGACCACAATGGCCTTCAAATTTTTGGATCCCATCACGGTACCCATACCGGTTCGTCCGGCCGCATGATCCCGATCGGACATAATGCAGCCAAACAAAGCACCATTTTCCCCGCCCGGTCCGATGGTCAGCACACTTATTTTATGGCTGCCGAGCTTGGCTTTTAAGCGCTCCTCGGTTTCCCATGTATCCAGGCCCCACAGGGATTTGGCATTGCGGATTTCGATGCTGTCACCGTCAATCAACAGGTATACAGGCCTGCTCGACCTTCCCCGTAAAATCAGGCTTTGGATGCCATTGGATCGCAAGCGGGGGCCGAAATTGCCGCCGATGTTGGAACTGCCTAAAATTCCGGTGAGCGGTGAGAGGGCATTTATATGGAGCCTGGCAGACGACGGTGCCGCTGTGCCGGTCAGCAAACCGCAAGACATCAACAAAAGATTTTCAGGGCCCCGCGGGTCGACGCCGGCCGGCAGTTGATCGTATAACACGTGGACATTGAAACCGCGCCCGCCCAGATACTTGCCGGCCAGATCCTGTGGATATTCGGCAAGCTTCCAGGTTTTGGCGGTTAAATCAACTTCCAGAGTGTTTCCCAATATGCTCATGTATCAGATAAAGCGCCTTTCGGTTCAAAAGTTACCGATGATCACCATATATCCGGCATAAAACAATTATTCTTAGAGAATTGCCAAATGCGTGTCAAGAAAGAATACGCACCTGGCCTTAAATAGTAGTTCGGCATTTAATCAGATTGTCTCAATAAATTTCTTCAAAAAAAGATAAGTTAAAAAAGACCTTAAAAAGGTTTCTTGGACTGACCGGTTTTATTGATTAGGTAAGTACTGGAGTGATGGCGTAATGAAGTGTTCAAAAAATTGATTCATTATTAGCCGATAATTCAATGAACACATACGCCAACATTCCGAAAATATATAAAGTAAGGCATTAGGGAATGGTAAAGCGATGGCGTTAATAATACTAATGTAGTTGGCCGATCTGTTTTTCTACCGCTTTGATGATCTTATCGCTGCGCATGAGCTGCTTGATGGCGGCGATGTCTGTTGAAAGGATACGATCTTTGTCAAGGTGGGAAACGGCCTTGCGGATGACTTGGTAAGCCGCCAGAGTGCCTTGGCCGGGTTTCATATTGGTAAACAAATCCAGCGCTTGGGCGGCACACAAAAGCTCGATCGCAATCACATCTTCGGTATTGCGAACAATTTCTCTGCATTTGCGTGCCGAAATAGTGCCCATCGAGACATGATCTTCTTTATTGGCTGAAGTGGGGATCGAATCAATGCTGGCCGGATGACAGAGCACTTTATTCTCGGAAACGAGGGCAGCAGCTGTATATTGTACCAGCATGAATCCGGAATTCAGTCCGCCATCATCCACCAAAAAGGCTGGCAGTCCGCTAAGTTTGGGATTGACCAGGCGCTCGATTCTCCTTTCTGAAATATCCGCCAGTTCCGCAACGGCCATTGCCAGAAAATCCATCGCCAAAGCCACCGGCTGGCCATGAAAATTGCCGCCCAGCAGAAAGGTATCGTCATCTGGAAAAATCAGCGGGTTATTTGTGGCTGAATTCATCTCGGTTTCGATGACCTGTCGGCAATAGCGGATCGCATCCCGGGTGGCGCCATGAACTTGAGGTGAGCACCTTAAGGTGTAAGCATCCTGGACGCGGCTGCAATCCTTATGGGATGTGATGATTTCGCTGTTTTGGGTCATGCGGGCCATGTTATCGGCCGCGGCCGCCTGGCCGGGATGGGGCCTGACCTCGTGAATTTTAGGATCAAATTCTGTACGGCTGCCCATTAGCACTTCCAGGCTCATGGCCGCCGTAATATCGGTCAATTTGGCCAGCCGACCGGCATCATCGACCGCCAATCCACCGATGGCCGTCATCACCTGGGTGCCGTTGACCAGCGCCAGGCCTTCGCCGGCTTCCAGTTGTAATGGCTTCAGACCGCATTTACTGAGCGCCTGTCGCCCGGTGAGCCGCTGCCCTTTGAAAGAAGCCTCTCCTTGCCCGATGAGAACCAGCGCGAGGTGGGCCAGCGGGGCCAGGTCACCGCTGGCGCCCACCGAGCCTTTTTCAGGAATAAGCGGGCACACCCCCCAATTCAAAAGCGCAACCAGCTGTTGGACGGTTGATAGCTGAATACCGGAATGACCTCTCGCCAGATCCTTGATGCGCAATGCCAGAATCGCTCTGACCGTTTCCTCATCAAAGGGTTTGCCGACACCGGCAGCATGGCTCATGAGGATATTTTTTTGAAGTTGACGCGTATCTGTTTTTGAAATCGATACATCGCTGAGGGCGCCAAATCCAGTGGTGATGCCATATATCTTTCGCTCCTCCTGTACCCAGCGCTCAATCAGATGACGGCTCTTTTGAATTTGCTTTTCAGCATCGGCAGTCAGCTGAACCTGTACACCTGACCGCGCAATGGCTATCAGATGCTCCAGGGTCATTCCTTCCACACCCAGGAATATGTTCTTCATTTTTTTCCTCATGGATTGAAGTAGATGCCGATCGCAGGATAAATTTTTATGATGACCGTTGTCAAATATTACCTTGAAACGACACTCAATACAAGCTATCCTTCGCAAAATTAAACCTTATTTAAACCACTTACCCTGTTTCTGGCCCATAGGGGTGACGTTTCCGCTTTGGGCGCCATCAAACAAATGAATTCCGATCCTCGTAATATACAAGACTTTTGCCGAATCTTTAGCATCCCGGACCTGATGAAACCATGGCTGGATCGGTTTTTTGAAAATGCAGAGATCGATCTGGTTCTGATGCTTGCCGGACGTTCCATGGGGGAAGCAGAAATTGCGCAAAAATTCAGGGGCACCGTCGAAATGGCTGGACAGGATAACCTGTCGTTTTTTTTAGAGCGCTGCTATCAGCGGGGTGTCATTAACCGAAGCAGCGACGGTTGCTACGAACCTGCCGATTTGCACACCCGCTATGATATCTGGGCCATGTTCGAAGGCTGGAAAGACATTCCTGGAAGGGTTCGTGAGCACCTCAACGCCGTTGAATGGAATTACTCGGAGCGGCACTACCAGGATAGCGTCCATCGCATGCAAAAAGGCCATCCCAGAGATCTGTCTGACATGTATGCCGAATATATCCTCCTGCAAGAAGGTGAGGCCCTGCTGGAAAGCGTCAACCACATTTATCTTCTACCCTGCAACTGCAGATCTATGAAGCAGGGCTGCAGTCAAACTGTCTATACTTGCCTGCGGTTTGAAAATGATCGCAATCTCGGCTGGGAGATTTCAACCTCCAGGGCGAAAGAAATCATGCACCTGGCCAATAGAAATGGGCTCATGCAAACCGCGGAACTGGCATTAACCAAAGAGGGCCTTATTCGCGGGGCTATTTGCAATTGCTGCGCAGACTGCTGCGTCCACCCTGACCTGGCAGAACGCTATGATGCTCGAAATATCTGGCCGCTGTCGCGCTATGTGGCGCGACATCTGACGGACCAGTGCACCGCCTGTGGCCTGTGCGCCAAACGCTGTCCGTTCAACGCCTTTACCGCCAAAGAAATTGAACCTGACCCTAATGCCCACTTGCCATCGACGAATAGAAAACGTAAAAGCATTCACCTTAACAAAGATTTGTGCCGCGGTTGCGGGGTCTGCAGCACCGGATGCCCGGTTGAGGCCATTAAGATGATCCCGTTAGACAGCTGCAATCCAGATGTTTCCCTGGTTACGCAAATCGGATGTGGACCGGCAGCTGTCTTGCGCAAAAACGATTCATAAAAGCAGCTTTATGCTTCTTGGATTACACACATACAGCCTTTATCTGCACGGCATCGGACAGGCCTGGGCCGACTTTAAACTCCCCTGGCCCCGGCAGTTGAGCACTTTTGAGCTTTTTGAGCAGGCGGTTCGCTGGGGTCTTGACGGTCTGCATTTAGATGACGGGGTTCTCGAAAATCTGGAAACTTCTTATCTCACAGAAGTCGGTGCGGCGGCTCGCGAGCACAATCTCTACCTTGAATACAATTTTTCCATGGACCTTGGTGGTCAGGGGATTGGCATTCAACACGATCTGGCAGAGGGGATTGCCACAGCCAGCTCTCTGGGCGCGGATATTGTGAAGGTCGGAATGGACCTCATCCGTCCGCGACCGGTAGCAGCCAGTCGATTCCATCCCGAAGTTATGGCTCAAATCAAATTCGTTGCCGCCCAGTTGAAGCAAATCGCTCCCGCCGCTGAGACCGCCGGCATCAAAATCGCAGTGGAAAATCATTGCGACACTTTTTCTGAAGAAATCCTCTGGCTGTTGGACCGGGTCGACCACCCGCGGGTCGGCGCCTGCATTGATACGGTCAATGCCTTGATGGTCATGGAAGATCCGATGGTGGCCATTGAAAACCTGGCGCCGCGCGCCTTTACGAATCATTTTCGGGATGACCGCATCGAATTTAAACGGTACGGATTCAAACTTACAGGCACTGCCGTCGGAGAGGGCGACATTGATATCCAACGCGCCTATGACATCATTAAAACCCAATCTGCCATGAATCGCATTAATATTGAAACCGAGATGGACATCCCGCTGGATGATATGGAAACGGCCTTGAGAATGGAAAAAGAGACCATCGAACGCAGCATTACCTATTGCCGGGAGGTTTTGGGCATAACAAAAAACAGCAAGCATTAAGGACAATTGCCATGCAAGATAATGTCGCGATTTCAAATGCAATGACGATTAAACTGGAGGATGTGTTTGCTGAACTGCCGGAGATGCCGCCATTTGTGGAGGGGATCCGCCGCGCACCGGCCCGCCAATTTACACTCAGCCCCAAAGATACCCGGCTGGCACTAAGAAATGCCCTGCGCTACATCCCACCAAAATGGCATCAACAGCTGGCACCTGAGTTTCTAGAGGAACTGTTGACCCGGGGCCGAATTTACGGATATCGATTTCGCCCGCTGGGCCATATTAAAGGCCGGCCAATAGATGATTACCGCAGCAGCTGTATCGAAGGCCGGGCGTTTCAGGTGATGATTGACAACAACCTGGATTTTGATGTCGCCCTATACCCCTATGAGCTGGTGACTTACGGTGAAACCGGTCAGGTCTGCCAGAACTGGATGCAGTATCATCTGATCAAAAAATACCTTGAAACCCTCAACCAGGAACAAACCCTGGTGATGGATTCAGGCCACCCGCTGGGGTTGTTCGCTTCTTCGCCGCAGGCACCGCGGGTAATCATCACCAACGGTCTGATGGTGGGCTGTTTTGATGATGCCCAAAACTGGAACCGTGCAGCAGCCTTGGGCGTCTCCAACTACGGACAGATGACTGCCGGTGGCTGGATGTACATCGGTCCCCAGGGAATCGTGCATGGTACTTACAGCACCATCTTGAATGCCGGTCGTGACAAACTCGGCATCCCGGCCGATCAGGATTTGAGCGGGCGTTTATTTGTCACATCCGGCCTTGGGGGTATGAGCGGCGCCCAGGGCAAATCCATCGAAATTGCCAACGGCGTGGGGATTATCGCCGAGGTCGATTATTCCCGGATTGAAACCCGTCTGGAACAAGGCTGGGTCAACCGCGTAACGGAAGATCCGGCCGAAGCGTTCAAGGTGGCAGCCAAATGTCAGCAGCAGAAAAAGAGCATGGCGATTGCTTTTTACGGCAACGTGGTCGACCTGCTCGAATATGCTGTCAACCACAATATCAAAATCGACCTGCTGTCGGATCAAACCTCCTGCCATGCAGTTTATGAGGGCGGCTATTGCCCTCAAGGGATTTCCTTTGAGGAGCGCACCGAGCTGCTGCGCTCCGGCCATGCCGGATTCAAAGAAATGGTTGACGCCACGCTGCGACGCCATTATGAGCTGATCAAAACTCTTGCCGATCGCGGCACTTATTTCTTTGATTACGGCAACAGTTTTCTCAAAGCGGTCTTTGATGCCGGCGTCCAGGAGATCTGTCAAAACGGCAAAGATCCCATCGACGGGTTTGTCTTCCAATCCTATGTCGAAGACATCATGGGACCGATCCTGTTTGACTACGGCTATGGCCCCTTTCGCTGGGTTTGCTTGAGCGGCACAGATGAGGATCTGGCCAAAACAGATCGGGCTGCCATGGAATGTATCGATCCCGAACGGCGCTTTCAAGATCGGGATAACTATATCTGGATTCGCGATGCTGAAAAAAACAAGCTGGTTGTGGGAACCAAAGCACGTATCCTGTACCAGGACGCCATGGGGCGCATGAACATCGCATTGAAATTCAACGAGATGGTCCGCATGGGTCAGATTGGACCGGTGATGCTGGGCCGTGATCACCACGATACCGGCGGCACCGATTCGCCTTTCCGGGAAACCGCCAACATCAAAGACGGCAGTAATATCACCGCGGATATGGCGATTCACTGCTATGCCGGCAATGCCGCCCGGGGTATGAGTCTGGTGGCTCTGCACAACGGCGGTGGCGTAGGCATCGGCAATGCCATCAACGGCGGATTCGGTCTGGTTTTAGATGGCAGTGAACGCATCGATGGTGTCATCCGCCGTGCGATCCCCTGGGACGTGATGGGCGGTGTTGCCCGCCGCGCGTGGGCCCGCAATCTAAATTCTATTGAGACCAGCATTCAGTATAACAAAGTGCGTGCAGGCACCGACCATATTACGATCCCCTACATCGCCGATGACAAAATGGTAGCCGACCTGGTAACCCAGGCATTTGATGATTTAGAAAAATAAATCACCGCAGAGACGCAGAGTTCGCAAAGTTTTTTCTATTTTCCTTTCTGGTGAGAGGCCAGAAAGGAAAAAACAACATCCCTGCGGGATTCATATTTAAACACCTTAAAAAATATGATCTAATTTCTTAAAATTCACGTATTGTATTTACCGCGAAGCGGCTGAGGGTTTTTGATTTGCCGGCATCTCAGCGGCAAATCAAAAGAGATGATCTCTCCGCGAACTCTGCGTCTCTGCGGTGAAAATAATACAAATCAGGAGAAAGAGATGGCTGGTATGAAAAAAATCATCGAGTGTGTGCCCAATTTCAGCGAAGGCCGCAATCAACAAAATATTGAAAAAATTGTGGGATCCTTTCGCGGACAAAAGGGTGTCAAGCTTCTCGACTATCAAACTGACGAAGATCACAACCGGATGGTCGTTACCGTTGTCGGAGAACCGCAGGCCCTGAAAACGGCTGTCATCGAAGCCATGGGCAGCGCCATCGAAGCCATCGATATGAACACCCACCAGGGCCAGCACCCGCGCATGGGAGCCATCGATGTGGTGCCATTTATCCCGATTAAAAACGTCAGCATGAAAGAAGCGATCTCATTTTCCAAGGAAGTCGCTCAAGAAGGGGCTAAAAAATTTGAACTTCCTGTTTTTCTGTACGAACGCTCGGCCAGCCGACTGGAAAGAGAAAATCTGGCCAACATCCGCAAAGGCCAGTTTGAAGGCATGGCTGATAAGATCAAACAGCCGGAATGGAAACCGGACTTCGGCCCTGTAATGCTTCACCCCACTGCCGGTGCAACGGCCATCGGCGCGCGTATGCCGCTGGTGGCCTATAATGTCAACTTGGACAGCGACAACATCGATATTGCCAATGACATCGCCAGAAAGGTCAGGCACATCAGCGGCGGGCTTAAATACTGCAAAGGCATCGGCATTGAATTAAAAGACCGGGGAGTGGTGCAGGTATCCATGAATCTGACCGATTATACCCAGACCGCTCTTTATAGGGCCTTTGAGCTGATCAAAGTTGAAGCTCGCCGCTACGGGGTCAACGTGATCGGCAGTGAAATCGTCGGCCTGGTTCCCATGGAAGCGCTGATGGACACCGCCGCCTTTTATCTGGGGCTCGAAGGCTTTTCCATGGAGCAGGTGCTAGAAGCCCGTATTTGGGAATGATGTTAGTAATTGACCGATTGATTTTTATATTCACCGCAAAGACGCAGAGGGCGCAAAGGGTATTTTCTTATTTCTTTTCGGTGAGAGGCCGAAAAGAAATAAACCTCAGGCCCTGCGGGCAATTTTAAGCAATAAGATTCACACGGCAAACAATTGCAGCTATTCTATAATTTAACATAGAAAAAGCAGATTCAAACCTTTTCATTTGCCGGCGTCTCAGCGGCAAATGAAAAAATTTAATTCTCTGCGAACTCTGCGTCTTTGCGGTGAAAGAAACGGACAAACAATGAACGGAAATATAATCATAAAAAATGCGGCTGAGCTGGTGACCTGCAGCGGGTTTGCTGCCAAAAAGGGCCCCGAAATGGCCGACCTAAAAATCATCAACAATGGGGCTGTGATGATTAAAGACGGTGTCATTGAGGCTGTCGGCCATAGCCGAGAAATTGATCGGCAGT
The nucleotide sequence above comes from Desulfobacterales bacterium. Encoded proteins:
- a CDS encoding dimethylsulfonioproprionate lyase family protein encodes the protein MKRFIRPRSLPVLSWMPAAVTAAEKQTEFMVRMLYSLANHLNWGQTYAAQDCGADFLERYGWTEFIGLRGPIASDRMACGILFLGPEIKYPRHSHEAREVYVPLTGPTLWQRGDQDWDYRAPGQLIFHAPWEPHAMRTETAPLLAIYLWHGGNLVQKSRID
- a CDS encoding universal stress protein, which gives rise to MKILVAYDGSQVAEDAVKVAHKHGQAFKADIHIITSLEQGPDLKKEDIDKAENKLEKLKAAFKADNIPCVTQAIVSVRSTGEDLVQFVKDNDVDEIIIGVRRRSKVGKLVFGSTAQYVILEAPCTVVAVK
- a CDS encoding trimethylamine methyltransferase family protein, giving the protein MIQSSFRDNRSVFFRVLSDDQIWEIQRAAFDILEKTGAKVLHKGARKMLKQAGAMVRGEIVKVPEYIVQECLEKVPKGFTIYDRQGQRAMEVEGRKSYYGTSTASPRTKDALTGEIHETRVIDIAHGALVADALAHIDWVMPMGSSQDVPAIAADLHEFEAAVTHTTKPIVFIGYSAHGSELVYEMAAEVAGGMDALREKPFMISYPEPITPLVFPEEPVDKMFLSADLFLPQVVAPSQQLGATAPVTLAGTVALAVAEGLMSLILIQLRNPGTPYVMGCNVSGFDMATSTMSIAAPEMSLGLAAQAEVVQSFGLPTWGLAGSTDSKTIDAQAGIESAFSILAQGLAGLNLIHDVGYMDMGMICSAEMLVLGDEVIGMAKRFIRGIDVSVETLARHVMEKVGPGGHFLQEDHTYEHFRKELWIPSLMARQPYDLWCEQGSKDMSQRVAERVKSIIETHKVPPLPGKTLANLEKLKIKGEKELTEAHAG
- a CDS encoding aldehyde ferredoxin oxidoreductase family protein, whose translation is MSILGNTLEVDLTAKTWKLAEYPQDLAGKYLGGRGFNVHVLYDQLPAGVDPRGPENLLLMSCGLLTGTAAPSSARLHINALSPLTGILGSSNIGGNFGPRLRSNGIQSLILRGRSSRPVYLLIDGDSIEIRNAKSLWGLDTWETEERLKAKLGSHKISVLTIGPGGENGALFGCIMSDRDHAAGRTGMGTVMGSKNLKAIVVKKQRSRNLFDSNDQFTEAVRRYIWQIQNSPHYAGISRHGGAGYVEWADDLGILATHNYRQNTFEAAGQIDGKKLEDQITRRRSCHRCPVHCKADIKFKHGKYKGMRAVRPEFEPMLSLGSKCGLRDLDTLVFLDNLCSRLGLDNISAGSVIAFAMDLFERGIISLKDTGGLDLAWGNGDAMETLIRQMAAGRGFGKILAQGVLRASRVIGRGAEHYAPHVKGLEMAGYHPDNIMGTALGYAVASRGADFNDVFATLEYKWLPDEQSEELGAPKASDLKSIHGKAELVRRSSIMGTVLDGLGLCKVPALCLICAYDLVGEAELTAAITGWPVEASKLIVSGERIVNLERLFNLRHGASAADDRLPDMFFEKDYNSGEAPSKPHAWMEPMIQEFYDVMGWNAQGQPTPEKLAELGIYSPQYHKHSAA
- the hutH gene encoding histidine ammonia-lyase, with the protein product MKNIFLGVEGMTLEHLIAIARSGVQVQLTADAEKQIQKSRHLIERWVQEERKIYGITTGFGALSDVSISKTDTRQLQKNILMSHAAGVGKPFDEETVRAILALRIKDLARGHSGIQLSTVQQLVALLNWGVCPLIPEKGSVGASGDLAPLAHLALVLIGQGEASFKGQRLTGRQALSKCGLKPLQLEAGEGLALVNGTQVMTAIGGLAVDDAGRLAKLTDITAAMSLEVLMGSRTEFDPKIHEVRPHPGQAAAADNMARMTQNSEIITSHKDCSRVQDAYTLRCSPQVHGATRDAIRYCRQVIETEMNSATNNPLIFPDDDTFLLGGNFHGQPVALAMDFLAMAVAELADISERRIERLVNPKLSGLPAFLVDDGGLNSGFMLVQYTAAALVSENKVLCHPASIDSIPTSANKEDHVSMGTISARKCREIVRNTEDVIAIELLCAAQALDLFTNMKPGQGTLAAYQVIRKAVSHLDKDRILSTDIAAIKQLMRSDKIIKAVEKQIGQLH
- a CDS encoding 4Fe-4S binding protein; translated protein: MKPWLDRFFENAEIDLVLMLAGRSMGEAEIAQKFRGTVEMAGQDNLSFFLERCYQRGVINRSSDGCYEPADLHTRYDIWAMFEGWKDIPGRVREHLNAVEWNYSERHYQDSVHRMQKGHPRDLSDMYAEYILLQEGEALLESVNHIYLLPCNCRSMKQGCSQTVYTCLRFENDRNLGWEISTSRAKEIMHLANRNGLMQTAELALTKEGLIRGAICNCCADCCVHPDLAERYDARNIWPLSRYVARHLTDQCTACGLCAKRCPFNAFTAKEIEPDPNAHLPSTNRKRKSIHLNKDLCRGCGVCSTGCPVEAIKMIPLDSCNPDVSLVTQIGCGPAAVLRKNDS
- a CDS encoding TIM barrel protein, with product MLLGLHTYSLYLHGIGQAWADFKLPWPRQLSTFELFEQAVRWGLDGLHLDDGVLENLETSYLTEVGAAAREHNLYLEYNFSMDLGGQGIGIQHDLAEGIATASSLGADIVKVGMDLIRPRPVAASRFHPEVMAQIKFVAAQLKQIAPAAETAGIKIAVENHCDTFSEEILWLLDRVDHPRVGACIDTVNALMVMEDPMVAIENLAPRAFTNHFRDDRIEFKRYGFKLTGTAVGEGDIDIQRAYDIIKTQSAMNRINIETEMDIPLDDMETALRMEKETIERSITYCREVLGITKNSKH